A stretch of the Argentina anserina chromosome 6, drPotAnse1.1, whole genome shotgun sequence genome encodes the following:
- the LOC126798739 gene encoding thaumatin-like protein, with amino-acid sequence MKLQVFVASFSLVLTWSCMLFGHGVAHTVNFYIRNKCPFPIWPATAPNNGHPVIADGGFSLPAGQTKCIIVPGSWSGRIWARTGCNFASNWSPACETGDCDGRLACNGLIGTPPVTLVQIALQDDKGLPNFYDVSLVDGYNLPISVLSRPVASNCGISGCLKDLKAVCPEELQVLNSEGEVVACKSACLAFDKDSFCCRNRYGTLEKCKPRVYSKIFKDACPSYYSYAYDSPPPLVNCKANEYVITFCPSGWGDEHTSI; translated from the exons ATGAAGCTGCAGGTGTTTGTTGCTTCGTTTTCCTTGGTTCTAACATGGAGTTGCATGTTATTTG GACATGGAGTAGCACATACAGTTAACTTTTACATACGCAACAAGTGCCCCTTCCCCATATGGCCTGCAACTGCTCCCAACAATGGACATCCGGTGATAGCTGACGGCGGCTTCTCCCTCCCGGCTGGCCAAACTAAGTGCATTATTGTACCGGGGTCATGGAGCGGTAGGATTTGGGCTAGAACAGGATGCAACTTTGCCTCAAATTGGAGCCCTGCTTGTGAAACTGGAGACTGTGATGGAAGACTGGCATGCAATGGACTAATAGGCACTCCACCAGTGACATTGGTGCAAATTGCGCTTCAAGATGACAAAGGCCTGCCAAATTTCTATGATGTGAGCTTGGTCGATGGATACAATCTTCCGATTTCAGTCCTGTCGAGGCCTGTAGCATCGAACTGTGGTATTAGTGGGTGCTTGAAAGACTTGAAAGCTGTGTGTCCTGAAGAACTACAGGTCTTGAACAGCGAAGGAGAAGTGGTAGCTTGCAAAAGTGCCTGCCTGGCATTTGATAAGGACTCATTTTGTTGCAGAAATCGGTATGGAACTCTAGAGAAATGCAAGCCACGTGTGTACTCCAAGATATTCAAAGATGCATGTCCCTCCTATTACAGCTATGCTTATGATTCACCACCTCCATTGGTGAACTGCAAGGCTAATGAGTATGTGATCACCTTTTGTCCTTCAGGCTGGGGCGATGAGCATACTTCCATATAA
- the LOC126797421 gene encoding serine/threonine-protein kinase D6PK, translated as MEKPAQKPDTNEDLSFNNKNSFSISLSLCSSSDNNTASVSSSTNNDVVSNDSSSAEATKCSSNSNAEPDEVASVKKGSEALETEASFRRICPSKPHKGNDIRWDAIQSVKAKDGELGLNHFRLLKKLGCGDIGSVYLAELRGMGCVFAMKVMDKGMLAGRKKLMRAQTERDILGLLDHPFLPTLYSNFETDKFSCLLMEFCSGGDLHTLRQRQPGKHFTEQAARFYASEVLLALEYLHMMGVVYRDLKPENVLVREDGHIMLSDFDLSLRCNVCPTLVQASVESSCAIPTYCIQPACIDPIPACKLPVCVQPSCLQPSCFTPRFLRSKTTKEKTERTNFGTSDSMPELIAEPTNARSMSFVGTHEYLAPEIIRGDGHGSAVDWWTFGIFLYELLHGRTPFKGNGNRETLFNVVGQSLKFPDGSNVSFAAKDLIRGLLVKNPQKRLGFKRGATEIKQHPFFASVNWALIRGTQPPEIPKPLDLALLNQAFKSAALQNDKGATETNRLPGPYLDFEFF; from the exons ATGGAAAAACCGGCGCAGAAACCCGACACCAATGAAGATCTCAGCTTCAACAACAAGAACAGCTTCAGCATTAGTCTTAGTCTCTGCAGCAGCTCCGACAACAACACCGCCAGCGTCAGCAGCAGCACCAACAACGACGTCGTCAGCAACGACTCCTCCTCGGCCGAAGCCACGAAGTGTTCCTCCAACAGCAATGCCGAACCGGACGAGGTCGCCAGCGTTAAAAAAGGGTCGGAAGCTTTGGAAACAGAGGCCAGTTTTCGGCGGATATGCCCGTCGAAGCCGCACAAAGGGAACGATATAAGATGGGACGCGATTCAGAGTGTGAAGGCTAAAGACGGCGAGTTGGGTCTGAATCATTTCAGGCTGTTGAAGAAGCTTGGTTGTGGGGATATAGGGAGTGTTTACTTGGCTGAGTTGAGAGGGATGGGTTGCGTTTTCGCCATGAAAGTAATGGACAAGGGAATGTTGGCTGGGAGGAAGAAGCTGATGAGGGCTCAGACAGAGAGAGACATATTGGGGTTGTTGGACCACCCGTTTCTTCCGACCCTTTATTCGAATTTCGAGACGGACAAGTTTTCTTGCTTGTTAATGGAGTTTTGCAGCGGCGGCGATCTTCATACGCTCCGGCAGCGTCAGCCGGGGAAGCACTTTACTGAACAAGCTGCGAG GTTTTATGCTTCAGAAGTGCTTCTTGCTCTTGAATATCTGCACATGATGGGAGTAGTGTACAGGGACTTGAAACCAGAAAATGTATTAGTGAGGGAGGATGGACATATCATGCTTTCGGATTTTGATTTATCATTGAGATGTAATGTGTGTCCTACTCTTGTTCAGGCCAGCGTCGAGTCGTCTTGTGCAATTCCCACATACTGCATTCAACCAGCCTGCATTGATCCAATTCCGGCCTGCAAACTACCGGTTTGTGTTCAGCCATCTTGCTTGCAACCTTCTTGCTTTACGCCTCGATTCCTAAGGTCTAAAACAACCAAGGAGAAAACTGAAAGGACTAATTTTGGGACTTCAGATTCGATGCCTGAACTTATTGCTGAGCCAACTAATGCGCGTTCCATGTCATTTGTTGGAACTCATGAGTATTTAGCTCCTGAGATCATAAGAGGAGATGGTCATGGCAGTGCTGTCGATTGGTGGACTTTCGGAATCTTCTTGTATGAGCTGCTTCATGGGAGGACACCGTTTAAAGGGAATGGAAATCGGGAGACATTGTTCAATGTCGTTGGCCAGTCGCTTAAGTTCCCGGATGGATCCAATGTCAGCTTTGCTGCAAAGGATCTGATCAGAGGCCTCCTTGTAAAGAACCCTCAAAAGAGACTAGGCTTCAAAAGAGGTGCTACAGAGATTAAGCAGCATCCCTTCTTTGCAAGTGTGAATTGGGCTCTCATTCGCGGCACGCAGCCTCCAGAAATCCCAAAACCACTTGATCTTGCCCTTTTAAACCAGGCATTCAAGTCAGCTGCGCTCCAAAATGATAAGGGAGCTACAGAGACAAATCGGTTACCAGGTCCATATTTAGATTTCGAATTTTTCTGA
- the LOC126797422 gene encoding glycerol-3-phosphate acyltransferase RAM2 gives MANPLPCPVSTSPMGKDDLPIFPTIDKCPSIGREKHTVVADMDGTLLRGRSSFPYFGLVAFEVGGILRLLFLLLASPLAGVLYYFVSESAGIRVLVFATFAGMKVADIESVARAVLPKFYSTDLHSETWRVFSSCGKRCVLTANPRIMVEAFLKEFLGADMVLGTEIATYRGRATGFVLNPGIVVGNNKADALKKAFGDEAPDIGLGDRKTDYPFMKLCKESYVVPAKPEVEPVSHDKLPKPIVFHDGRLVSKPTPLMALLTILWIPVGFILACLRIAAGSLLPMPVVYYAFWALGVRVYIKGTPPPPAKKSTGQTGVLFICSHRTLLDPIFLSTALGRPIPAVTYSLSRLSEIISPIKTVRLTRDRVADANMIKKLLEQGDLVICPEGTTCREPFLLRFSALFAELTDELVPVAMTNRMSMFHGTTARGWKGMDPFYFFMNPSPAYEVTFLNKLPSELTCGAGKSSHDVANYIQRTIAASLSYECTTFTRKDKYRALAGNDGTVAEKPANAKKIMGC, from the coding sequence ATGGCTAACCCACTGCCCTGCCCTGTTTCAACTTCCCCCATGGGAAAGGATGACCTACCTATATTCCCAACCATCGATAAATGCCCATCCATCGGCCGGGAAAAACACACCGTTGTTGCAGACATGGACGGGACTCTGCTCCGTGGACGGAGCTCATTTCCCTACTTCGGCCTCGTAGCTTTCGAAGTCGGCGGCATTTTGAGGCTTCTCTTTTTGCTCTTGGCCTCGCCGCTTGCCGGCGTCCTCTACTACTTCGTCTCTGAGTCCGCCGGCATACGAGTCCTCGTGTTCGCCACTTTTGCGGGCATGAAAGTCGCGGACATTGAGTCCGTTGCACGCGCCGTGCTGCCGAAGTTCTACTCTACTGACTTGCACTCTGAAACATGGAGAGTCTTCTCGTCGTGCGGCAAACGCTGCGTTTTGACGGCCAACCCTAGAATCATGGTGGAGGCGTTTTTGAAGGAGTTTCTGGGTGCTGACATGGTTCTCGGGACAGAAATTGCCACATACAGAGGTAGAGCTACCGGCTTTGTCCTAAACCCTGGGATTGTAGTCGGAAACAACAAAGCTGACGCGCTTAAAAAAGCGTTTGGTGACGAAGCTCCTGATATTGGACTTGGTGACCGGAAAACCGACTACCCATTCATGAAGCTTTGCAAAGAAAGCTACGTTGTTCCGGCAAAGCCGGAAGTCGAGCCTGTGAGCCACGACAAGTTGCCGAAGCCGATAGTATTCCACGACGGCCGGCTGGTCTCGAAACCAACTCCGTTGATGGCTTTGCTCACCATTCTTTGGATTCCGGTCGGTTTCATTTTGGCTTGCTTACGTATTGCTGCAGGTTCGTTGCTCCCTATGCCGGTGGTATACTATGCCTTTTGGGCTTTGGGTGTTAGGGTTTATATCAAGGGCACCCCTCCACCTCCGGCTAAGAAGTCAACAGGTCAAACCGGAGTGCTCTTCATTTGTTCACACCGCACCCTACTCGATCCGATCTTCCTCTCCACAGCCCTCGGGCGTCCCATCCCGGCAGTCACATACTCGCTCTCGCGTCTCTCGGAGATAATCTCACCCATCAAGACCGTCCGGCTAACCCGGGACAGAGTCGCCGACGCCAACATGATCAAGAAGCTCCTAGAACAAGGTGACCTAGTCATATGCCCCGAGGGCACAACATGCCGAGAACCTTTTCTGCTTCGGTTTTCGGCGTTGTTTGCCGAGCTCACGGATGAGTTGGTCCCCGTGGCGATGACGAATCGCATGAGCATGTTCCATGGAACAACGGCTAGGGGGTGGAAGGGGATGgatcctttttatttttttatgaacCCTAGCCCTGCTTATGAAGTAACTTTTTTGAACAAATTGCCTAGCGAATTGACTTGCGGAGCAGGCAAGTCAAGCCATGACGTGGCCAACTATATACAGAGGACGATCGCGGCGAGCTTGTCTTACGAGTGCACGACGTTTACAAGGAAGGACAAGTACAGAGCTCTGGCCGGCAATGATGGCACGGTGGCGGAGAAACCTGCCAATGCCAAGAAGATTATGGGATGCTAG